In Xylanibacter ruminicola 23, a single genomic region encodes these proteins:
- a CDS encoding exo-alpha-sialidase, producing MSKLASLYIIVFLLLCSGSATAQIQMPSIPNGVIDTTQYETVGLHPAANVKNVTVFKATDDSDHYANGVVLAAFKGALYCMWQSSPKDEDSDDTRVVYSISNDDGNTWSKPITLAAPDKDCYCTSGGWLVNGDTLLAFIDTWQKGLSPRGGKTCYITSTDGLSWSSMKPVRMADGSEMDGVLEQDPYRLPDGRIVGATHFMPGLHVCPVYTDDPKGISGWRKGLFEYKDLGKTSREIEPSQYVQPDGTIVMLFRDQSSSFRKLVSISKDRGETWTRPECTTIPDGRTKQCAGNLPDGTSYMVSCPAPAKRRWPLVLHLSCDGIKFDKAVLLRSGSASDLPPRRYEGKYKTLGYSYPKAIVFHQKLYIGYSTNKEDVQCTIVNPLGL from the coding sequence ATGAGTAAATTAGCTTCCTTATATATTATTGTATTTCTGCTGTTGTGTAGTGGTTCTGCTACAGCGCAGATACAAATGCCATCTATCCCCAATGGCGTAATCGATACCACTCAGTATGAAACTGTGGGGTTACACCCGGCTGCTAACGTAAAAAATGTTACGGTGTTTAAGGCAACTGACGATTCCGACCACTATGCAAATGGCGTTGTGCTGGCTGCGTTTAAGGGAGCGTTGTACTGCATGTGGCAAAGCTCTCCTAAGGATGAGGATAGCGATGATACCCGTGTGGTTTACAGCATCAGTAACGATGATGGTAACACATGGAGCAAGCCTATAACGCTGGCTGCACCAGATAAGGATTGTTATTGTACATCAGGCGGCTGGCTGGTTAATGGTGATACACTGTTAGCTTTTATTGATACTTGGCAGAAGGGACTTTCGCCACGAGGCGGAAAGACTTGTTATATAACCAGTACCGACGGACTTTCGTGGAGTTCCATGAAACCTGTAAGAATGGCCGATGGCAGCGAGATGGATGGTGTGTTAGAGCAAGATCCCTATCGCTTGCCTGATGGGCGTATAGTAGGGGCCACTCACTTTATGCCAGGATTACATGTATGTCCTGTTTATACCGATGATCCGAAAGGTATTAGCGGTTGGCGTAAAGGACTGTTTGAATACAAAGACTTGGGCAAAACATCGCGAGAGATTGAGCCCAGTCAGTACGTACAGCCCGATGGCACCATTGTGATGCTGTTCCGTGACCAAAGCAGTAGCTTCCGTAAATTAGTATCTATAAGTAAGGATAGGGGAGAAACATGGACAAGACCTGAATGCACAACTATTCCAGATGGGCGTACCAAACAATGTGCAGGTAATCTACCCGATGGCACCTCGTATATGGTTAGCTGTCCAGCCCCAGCCAAGCGCCGCTGGCCGCTCGTGCTGCATCTGAGCTGCGATGGTATTAAGTTTGATAAGGCCGTCTTATTGCGTAGTGGTTCAGCAAGCGATTTGCCGCCACGACGCTATGAAGGAAAATATAAAACCTTGGGATATAGCTATCCCAAGGCCATTGTGTTTCATCAAAAACTATATATAGGCTATTCTACCAATAAGGAAGATGTGCAATGTACTATCGTTAACCCTTTAGGGCTTTAA